CGGCTCAATCTCTCAATAAACCCGCTGGACTCCCTGGGCGGGCGGATCGTGCTGTTGCATGACATCACGGAAGCCTACCAGATGGCGCAGGATCTGCAGCGCCACCAGCGCCTGTCAGCGATGGGCGAAATGGCTGCTGGCCTGGCCCATCAACTGCGCACTCCGCTCTCCACGGCACTGTTGTATACCGCTAATCTGAGCAAGCCGGGGTTGGCCGAAATGGACCGCGCCCGTTTTGCTGAAAAGGCGGTGGCGCGCTTGCGTCATCTGGAGCACCTGATTCAGGATATGCTGTCTTTTGTAAAAGGCCAGGCAGGCACGCGCGAAATTTTGCCATTGGCTGGATTGCTGACGGAACTGGTGCAAATCATGGAGCCGCAAATGCATGAGCGCGGCGTCGTCCTGAGGGTCGAGGATGATTATCCTGCCTGCGTATTGCGCGCTGATCGCAAGGCGTTGACAGGCGCGCTGCTTAACTTGCTGGAAAATGCTTTGCAGGCAAGTGATGCCGGCAGCAAGGTTGTGCTGCGCGCAAAGCAGATTGAGAACGGCATGTTGCAGTTGAGTGTGAGCGACGCCGGGCGCGGTTTTGATGCGACGGTGAGCGGGCGGCTGTTCGAGCCTTTCTTTACTACCCGCAACGAGGGTACCGGTCTTGGGCTGGCGATCGTGCGCAATGTGGTTGAAGCCCATGGCGGAAAGGTGGAGGCGCGTTCTGCTCCCGGAGAAGGGAGTGAATTTGTGCTGCGCCTGCCGGTAGAAAAAATTTGAATGAAAAAACAGCGATGAAAACACTGCCGATTTTAATTGTTGAGGATGACAGGGATTTGCGCGAGGCTTTATGCGACACTCTCGCGCTTTCCGGGTATGAGGCAATTAGCGCTGAGGATGGCGTCATGGCGCTGGAAGTGTTGCGCCGCCGCACGGTTGGCCTGGTCGTGACGGACGTGCAGATGCAGCCTATGGATGGCCATACCCTGCTGGGTGAAATCAAGCAGGCTTATCCGCATTTGCCGGTGTTGCTGATGACTGCCTACGGGATGATCGACAAGGCTGTTGAGGCAATGCAGGCAGGGGCGTGTCATTATCTGACCAAGCCTTTCGAGCCGGACGCCTTGCTGGCCGAAGTGGTGCGCTACATGCTGCCGGCTCCGGCGGATGGCGCGGTTGAAGTGCTTGCTGAAGATGCGCGTTCGCGCGAGCTGTTTGCCCTGGCGCAGCGGGTGGCTGCAACCGTGGCGACCGTCATGATTACGGGCGAGAGTGGTACCGGCAAGGAAGTTGTGGCGCGTTTTATTCACCGCTCTTCTCCGCGTGCCGGCGGACCTTTTGTGGCGATCAATTGCGCTGCGATCCCTGAAAACCTGCTGGAAGCAACCCTGTTTGGCCACGAGAAGGGCGCTTTTACCGGCGCGCAGCAGTCCCAGTCTGGCAAATTCGAGCAGGCTCAGGGCGGGACATTGCTGCTGGATGAGGTGTCTGAAATGCCGTTGGCGCTGCAGGCAAAATTGCTGCGCGTACTGCAGGAAAAGGAAGTGGAGAGGGTTGGCGGGCGCAAGGCGATTGCACTGGATGTGCGTGTGCTGGCTACTTCCAATCGTGACCTGGCGGCAGAGGTGAAGCGCGGAGGGTTCCGCGAAGATCTGTATTACCGCCTTAACGTGTTTCCGCTGGAAATGCCCGCATTGCGAGACCGGCCCGCTGATATCGTGCCGCTGGCGCAGCAGTTTCTCGCCCGTTTTGCCGCCGGCTTCGGGCGTGCCGGTATTTCCCTGTCAGCGGGAGCGGCAAGGCAATTGACGCAATATGACTGGCCGGGTAACATCAGGGAGCTTGAAAACGTCATACAGCGCGCGCTGATTCTGGCGCCGGGTGCCTTGATCGAGGTCGAACATCTGCCGCAAGTGTCGAGGGGAGCATCGCCGCCAAGGGGTGAGCCGGCCGCGGAAGCGCCGCTGGATATGAAGTCGCTGGAACGGGCGCACATCATGGAAGCGCTGGATGCGGTGCAGGGCTCGCGCAAGCTGGCTGCGCAGCGGCTGGGCATGAGCGAGCGTACCTTGCGTTACAAGTTGCAGCAATATCGGGAAGAAGGTGCTGCCTCCGGGCTGGCTGCCAATAATTAAGGTATGGTTTTTGCTTGTTTGCAAGCATATAAATTGATGCCGGAGATTTTTTAATCATGAATATGCAGGGAATTGACCAGCTTCTCAGCCAGATGCAGGCGACTGCTGCCGTGGCGGCAGGGGGAAGCGCGCAGCAGGCGCCGCAAGAGGGGGCAGATTTTGCCGCCATGCTCAAGACTTCCATGGATCAGGTCAACGGCGCACAGCAGGAATCTTCAAACATGGCGAAAAATTTTGAACTGGGCACGTCAGATGCCAGCTTGCAGGAAGTGATGATCTCGCTACAAAAGGCGAACATATCCTTTCAGACCATGGTGCAAGTGCGAAACAAGCTGGTTTCCGCGTATCAGGAAATTATGAACATGCCGGTATGATGTCTCTGGGTTCTTTGTAGATGTTTTTTTTTTCTTCTTCCCGGTGCGTTTAGCAGGGGTTAACTTACACAGAGTCTATCAATGGCAGTAGCGGCCCAGGACACGGCTTTAGGCAGATTGCGCGGAGGACTCGGCCATTTGAGCAATCAGCAGAAGCTGGGCTTGATGTTCGCGGTGGCCGCGATTATCGCGCTCCTGTCAGGTAGCTGGATGTGGTCCCAGACTCCCGATTACCGGGTGCTCTACAGCAATCTCTCCGACCGCGACGGCGGTACGATCATCTCCTCCCTGCAGCAGATGAACATCCCATACAAGATGGCCGAAGGCGGCGGGGCAATTCTGGTGCCTTCCAATCAGGTTTACGAGGTGCGCCTGCGCCTTGCTTCGCAGGGCTTGCCCAAGGGAAGCGTGGTTGGTTTCGAGCTGATGGATGGCCAGAAACTCGGCATGAGCGAATTCCAGGAGCGGGTCAATTACCAGCGTGCCCTGGAAGGTGAGATCACCCGCTCCATTCAGTCGCTTTCCGCGGTACAGGGCGCGCGCGTGCATCTTGCCATTCCGCGTCCCTCGGTTTTTATTCGCGAGCAGCAAAAACCCAGTGCATCCGTTTTGCTGAGCCTATACCCTGGCCGTAATCTTGATACGGCCCAGGTGAGCGGTATCGCGCATCTTATTTCCAGCAGTGTTCCTGACTTGCCCGTGAAGAACGTGACCGTGGTGGATCAGAACGGCAACCTGCTCACCGGTGCCGGAGACGGGGCCGGGGCCGGCAAGTACGCGGGCCTGGATCCGACGCAACTGGATTATCTGCATCAGGTCGAGCAGAGCTACGTCAAACGTATTGAATCCATTCTGATGCCGATTCTGGGGCTGGGTAACGTCAAGGCACAGGTGGCGGCTGACCTGGATTTTGCCATGGTTGAACAGACGGCGGAAACCTATAAACCCAACCCGGTACCGAATGAAGCCGCGATTCGCAGTCAGCAGATGAGCGAAACCAACGGTGATGCCGGCAGGCCGGCCAGTGGTGTGCCAGGAGCGTTGTCCAACCAGCCTCCGGGGGCGGCAAGCGCACCAATTACTGCCGCTGCTGCGCCGGGTGCGGGTGGGGCGGCAGGAGCGGCTGCTGGTGGTGCCAATGTTCACAAGGAATCCACTGTCAACTTCGAGGTGGACAAAACCATCCAGCACGTTCGTCAGCCGGTTGGCAGCGTCAAGCGCCTCTCGGTGGCTGTGGTGGTGAACCACCGCAAGGACGGGAAGGGTATTAACAAGCCGCTCACCCCGGCCGAGTTGAGCCAGGTCCAGAATCTGGTCAAGGAGACCATGGGTTTTAACCAGAACCGTGGCGACACCCTGAATGTGGTCAATGCTGCCTTTACCGAGAGCGAGGCAGGGGAAATTCCTGCCATTCCGTTGTGGAAAGAGCCAGGCAACATGGCTTTGGTGAAAGAAATCGGTAAAAACCTGCTGATCGCCGCCTTGCTCTTCTACCTGGTATTCGGCGTGATTCGCCCCATCCTGCGTGATCTGGCCCGCCCCCATGAGCGCGTGGGCGAACACGCGGGGGTAACGGGCGAGGAGGGTGAAGCGGCTGCCGAAATCTCGCCGGAGGGTGCCACGAAGGCGGCCCGTGCCGCAGGTTATGAGGAAAATCTCAAGGCGGCCAAGGAACTGGCGAAACAGGACCCGCGTGTGGTGGCGAGTGTCGTGAAAGATTGGGTGGGTGCAGAGTGAGCGACGACGGCGTTATCAAGAGTGCGATTCTGCTGATGTCCCTGGGGGAGGAGGAGGCCTCTGAGGTGTTCAAGCATCTCGGTCCGAAAGAGGTGCAGAAGCTGGGATCTGCAATGGCGACCCTGAAAAATGTGAAGCGCGATCAGATCGAAGGCGTGCTGCATGATTTTCGCAAGGAAGCCGAGGAAAAAACCCACGTCGGCATGGCCAACGACGAATATATCCGCTCAGTGCTGACCAAGGCTTTGGGCAACGAGCGTGCAGGAACCCTGATTGACCGCATCCTGCAGGGCGGCGACACGGCGGGTATCGAGAGCCTGAAATGGATGGATGCCGCTGCCGTGGCGGAGCTGATCAAGAATGAACATCCCCAGATCATTGCCACCATCCTCGTGCATCTGGACCGGGATCAGGCCAGTGCGATACTGGGTTCCTTTGTTGAACGGCTGCGTAATGATGTCATCCTGCGCATCGCGACGCTGGATGGTATCCAGCCCTCCGCGCTGAAGGAACTAAATGATGTGTTGACCAAACTGCTTGCCGGCAATACCAACATCAAGAAAAGCGCCATGGGCGGCGTGCGTGCGGCGGCGGAGATTCTCAACTTCATGGGCACGGCCAACGAAACTTCGGTGATCAATAGTGTTCGCGACTATGACCCGGAACTGGCGCAGGGGATTCAGGACGAGATGTTCGTGTTTGATAATCTGAATGACCTGGACGATCGTTCGATCCAGCTGCTGCTGCGTGAAGTCCAGTCCGAATCCCTGATTCTTGCCCTGAAAGGCGCGACGCCGGACCTGCGCGAAAAGATTTTCAAGAACATGTCTTCCCGTGCCGCGGAGATGCTGCGCGACGACCTCGAGGCCAAAGGGCCGGTACGGCTGTCCGAGGTTGAATCCGAGCAGAAAGAAATCCTCAAGGTGGTGCGCCGCCTGGCAGATGAAGGCCAGATCGTGCTCGGAGGCAAGGGCGACGAGCAGATGGTCTGATCGTTCGCTAGCCGATAACGCATGTCCAATAACATTATTCCAAAAGAGCAGTTAAGTGCATACCAGCGCTGGGAAATGGATGCCTTTGACGATACGAAGGCTGGGACGGAAAGCGCCAGCAGCGGCCAGGTAACGCTACCTACTGCCGAAGCGATTGAAGTCATGCACCAGCAGGCGCATCAGGAAGGCTACAGTGAGGGTTTCGAGCAGGGCAAGGCAGAGGGATACCGCGATGGGCAGGAGCAGTCCAGGCAGGAAGCGCAACGCCTGAATGGCTTGCTGAATCAGGTGAGTGAAGCCCTGCAGCAAATGGACCAGGAAGTGTCACAAGCTTTGCTCGATCTGGCGCTCGGGATTGCTCGCCAGATGTTGCGCCAGGCACTGCCAGTGCGGCCGGAACTGATTCTGGCTGTGGTGAAGGAAGCCATCAATAGCTTTCCTCAGGCCAACCAGCACCCTCAATTGATTTTGCATCCACAGGACGCCGCTTTGGTACGCGCCAGCCTTGAGGCAGAGCTTGTCCATGGTCACTGGCGAGTGGTTGAAAATAGCCAGATTGAACCTGGTGGCTGCCGTCTTGAAACCTCCCATGGCGAACTTGATGCCACGCTTGAAACGCGCTGGCAAAATGTGCTCGAATCACTAGGGCAGAACGGGGATTGGCTGGCGCCGAAATGAATCCGAAAGATAACTGGCAAAATCATCTGCAGAATTGCCGGGAGATCGTGGAGGGCAGCCCTCCCTGGGTCGTTACCGGCCGGCTGACAAGGGTGACCGGACTGGTGATGGAGGCGGTGGGTCTCAAGCTGGCGGTCGGTAGCAGCTGTCTTGTTTCCATGCCGGATGGGCATGACATGGAAGCGGAAGTGGTCGGTTTTTCCGGAGAGCGTTTGCTTCTGATGCCTTCCACTGACGTGTATGGGCTGACGCCAGGGGCAAAAGTCACGCCCGCTGTCAGCAACTTTCCTTCGCAGTCCCAGCCAGCAGGCCGCCCCGGACGGCATCGCCGCAATGAAGACCGCGCCAAGCAAGTGGCGGTGGGTGACCGCTTGCTGGGGCGCGTCATCGATGGCGCAGGCCGCCCCCTCGATTCCTTGGGCCCGCTCCTGACCGATTGCTCGGTTCCACTGCAAAGCAGGCCCTTCAACCCGCTGGCCAGGGCGCCGATTCGCGATGTCCTGAATGTCGGCGTGCGCGCCATCAATTCCTTGCTGTGTGTGGGACGTGGGCAGAGCATGGGGCTGTTTGCCGGCAGCGGTATCGGCAAGAGCGTGTTGTTGGGGATGATGGCGCGCTACACCAGTGCCGACGTGATTGTGGTTGGTCTTATCGGTGAGCGGGGCCGTGAGGTCAAGGAATTTATCGAAAACATTCTTGGCGCCGAAGGACTTGCACGCTCGGTGGTCGTGGCCGCGCCTGCCGATGCGCCGCCGTTGCTGCGCCTGCACGGGGCTTCCTATGCGACGGCGATTGCAGAATATTTTCGCGACCAGGGCAAGCATGTCCTGCTGATCATGGACTCCCTGACCCGCTATGCCATGGCGCAGCGCGAAATTGCGCTGGCGATCGGCGAGCCGCCTGCTACCAAGGGATATCCGCCTTCGGTATTTGCCAGGCTGCCGCAACTGGTTGAGCGTGCCGGTAATGGCCGCGATGGCGGTGGCTCGATTACGGCCTTTTATACCGTTCTGACCGAAGGCGACGACCAGCAGGATCCCATCGCCGATAGCGCACGTGCCATTCTCGACGGCCATGTGGTGTTGTCGCGCTCTCTTGCCGACCAGGGGCATTATCCGGCGATCGATATCGAAGCTTCGATTAGCCGTGCCATGACCGAGTTGATCACACCCCAGCACCTGGAGTGGGTGCGGCGTTTCAAACTGCTGTACTCGCGCTACCACCGCAGCCGGGACCTGATCAGTGTCGGTGCCTACGTCAAGGGTGGCGACCCCCTGCTGGATGAGGCGATCATGATGTACCCGCGACTCGAGGCTTTTCTGCAGCAAAGCATGCGACAGCAGGTCAACGAGCACGAGAGTGTGGCCCAACTGGCTGCGTTGTTCGGCCAGTAGTCGAAACATCATGGCGCGTAAATTTCCACTGCAATCACTGCTGGATCTATCCCGGAATCATATGGATCTGGCAGCGAAAAACCTTCAGGCTTTGAAGGTGCGCTGGAATGATGCCGAGGAAAAGCTCAAGCAGTTGCTGGCATACCGGGAGAGTTACCGGGAGCGTTTGCGTGAATCCGGCAGTGGCGGGACATCAGCCATGGCGCTGCGGGATTTTCAGCTTTTTCTGCTCAAGCTGGATACCGCCATCAAATTGCAACAGGATGAAGTTGCGCGTTGCCAGGCGCGGTGGGGCGCCGGACAGCAGGAGTGGCTGCGGCAGCGCGGCAAGCTCAAGGCTTTTGATACCTTGTCGCAGCGCCACCGGCGTGCCGAAGAAAAACGCGAGAACCAGATTGAACAGAAAGAGCAGGATGAGCTATCCAGCAAGAAAAGTGGCATGGAGGGTGAGCAGTGAATGTGGCATGAATATTGCTCTAAACCCATTCAGACAATGTGCTGAATGAGGTTGAAACATGCAAGCAATACCAGCAGCCATGGCCGTCATGCCAAAAATTCCCGGCAATGCCGCCCAGCCCGCCGGAGCGGAAAATAGCAGCGCCTCTGGCGAGGGCGTGGATTTTTCTTCCCTGCTCAAGGCACAGATCAAGGGAGTGGCGGTGGTTGACGAGGCTGTGGTTGACACAGAGATCAAGGCACGCCTTGATGCGGTATCCACGGAATTTGCTCCAGTCGACGTGGGGGGGCAGCAGGTAACGGATTTTTTGCCAGGAAGTGAGCTCGCGCCAAATGGCGGCTTGATTCCATTTGCCGGGGTTTTTTTGCCGGTTCCGGCCGACGTTGGGAAGCAGCTTGCGTCTCCTGGAAAGGCGCTTGAGGGTGTCAATGGCGATCCTGATGTTCTGGCTCAATTCAGCACGGAGCCTCCAGAAGTAAAAGCGGCAGCGTTGGATTCGGGCCGGCTGGCAGAATTTGCCGTTGACGGTGAAATATTGCCGCACGGCCGGGTGGAAGGCGGCGGGGAAGTGTTGCGCCAGGCGCTGTTGCCCGTGGATACGCCGCGCATGCCGGATGTCACGGCCAGTAACCTGTCCGCCATGATGACGGCAAATCAGCTTGCTATGGCCGAAACAAAGCCCTCGCAGTTTTCCCCGCTCACACTTCAGGCGCCCGTGGGCAGTCCGGGCTGGGGCGATGCGCTTGGCCAGAAAGTGGTGTGGATGGCCGGGCAGCAAACACAGGTGGCCGAGTTACACCTTAATCCACCCAATCTGGGTCCGATGGAGGTGCGGCTGACGGTCA
The nucleotide sequence above comes from Sulfuricella sp.. Encoded proteins:
- a CDS encoding ATP-binding protein, coding for MSEAAKQVSPQELEQAFSLFNEASAQLTGAYHELQGQVERLTGELAVANGALRRQYLEKEALSQRLAMLLAALPAGVVVVDGAGRVSDANAAARRLLGDALVGQEWGAALERSLCQTATPHEWEMTAEDGSLRRLNLSINPLDSLGGRIVLLHDITEAYQMAQDLQRHQRLSAMGEMAAGLAHQLRTPLSTALLYTANLSKPGLAEMDRARFAEKAVARLRHLEHLIQDMLSFVKGQAGTREILPLAGLLTELVQIMEPQMHERGVVLRVEDDYPACVLRADRKALTGALLNLLENALQASDAGSKVVLRAKQIENGMLQLSVSDAGRGFDATVSGRLFEPFFTTRNEGTGLGLAIVRNVVEAHGGKVEARSAPGEGSEFVLRLPVEKI
- a CDS encoding sigma-54 dependent transcriptional regulator gives rise to the protein MKTLPILIVEDDRDLREALCDTLALSGYEAISAEDGVMALEVLRRRTVGLVVTDVQMQPMDGHTLLGEIKQAYPHLPVLLMTAYGMIDKAVEAMQAGACHYLTKPFEPDALLAEVVRYMLPAPADGAVEVLAEDARSRELFALAQRVAATVATVMITGESGTGKEVVARFIHRSSPRAGGPFVAINCAAIPENLLEATLFGHEKGAFTGAQQSQSGKFEQAQGGTLLLDEVSEMPLALQAKLLRVLQEKEVERVGGRKAIALDVRVLATSNRDLAAEVKRGGFREDLYYRLNVFPLEMPALRDRPADIVPLAQQFLARFAAGFGRAGISLSAGAARQLTQYDWPGNIRELENVIQRALILAPGALIEVEHLPQVSRGASPPRGEPAAEAPLDMKSLERAHIMEALDAVQGSRKLAAQRLGMSERTLRYKLQQYREEGAASGLAANN
- the fliE gene encoding flagellar hook-basal body complex protein FliE → MNMQGIDQLLSQMQATAAVAAGGSAQQAPQEGADFAAMLKTSMDQVNGAQQESSNMAKNFELGTSDASLQEVMISLQKANISFQTMVQVRNKLVSAYQEIMNMPV
- the fliF gene encoding flagellar basal-body MS-ring/collar protein FliF, which gives rise to MAVAAQDTALGRLRGGLGHLSNQQKLGLMFAVAAIIALLSGSWMWSQTPDYRVLYSNLSDRDGGTIISSLQQMNIPYKMAEGGGAILVPSNQVYEVRLRLASQGLPKGSVVGFELMDGQKLGMSEFQERVNYQRALEGEITRSIQSLSAVQGARVHLAIPRPSVFIREQQKPSASVLLSLYPGRNLDTAQVSGIAHLISSSVPDLPVKNVTVVDQNGNLLTGAGDGAGAGKYAGLDPTQLDYLHQVEQSYVKRIESILMPILGLGNVKAQVAADLDFAMVEQTAETYKPNPVPNEAAIRSQQMSETNGDAGRPASGVPGALSNQPPGAASAPITAAAAPGAGGAAGAAAGGANVHKESTVNFEVDKTIQHVRQPVGSVKRLSVAVVVNHRKDGKGINKPLTPAELSQVQNLVKETMGFNQNRGDTLNVVNAAFTESEAGEIPAIPLWKEPGNMALVKEIGKNLLIAALLFYLVFGVIRPILRDLARPHERVGEHAGVTGEEGEAAAEISPEGATKAARAAGYEENLKAAKELAKQDPRVVASVVKDWVGAE
- the fliG gene encoding flagellar motor switch protein FliG, translated to MSDDGVIKSAILLMSLGEEEASEVFKHLGPKEVQKLGSAMATLKNVKRDQIEGVLHDFRKEAEEKTHVGMANDEYIRSVLTKALGNERAGTLIDRILQGGDTAGIESLKWMDAAAVAELIKNEHPQIIATILVHLDRDQASAILGSFVERLRNDVILRIATLDGIQPSALKELNDVLTKLLAGNTNIKKSAMGGVRAAAEILNFMGTANETSVINSVRDYDPELAQGIQDEMFVFDNLNDLDDRSIQLLLREVQSESLILALKGATPDLREKIFKNMSSRAAEMLRDDLEAKGPVRLSEVESEQKEILKVVRRLADEGQIVLGGKGDEQMV
- a CDS encoding flagellar assembly protein FliH, whose product is MSNNIIPKEQLSAYQRWEMDAFDDTKAGTESASSGQVTLPTAEAIEVMHQQAHQEGYSEGFEQGKAEGYRDGQEQSRQEAQRLNGLLNQVSEALQQMDQEVSQALLDLALGIARQMLRQALPVRPELILAVVKEAINSFPQANQHPQLILHPQDAALVRASLEAELVHGHWRVVENSQIEPGGCRLETSHGELDATLETRWQNVLESLGQNGDWLAPK
- the fliI gene encoding flagellar protein export ATPase FliI, yielding MNPKDNWQNHLQNCREIVEGSPPWVVTGRLTRVTGLVMEAVGLKLAVGSSCLVSMPDGHDMEAEVVGFSGERLLLMPSTDVYGLTPGAKVTPAVSNFPSQSQPAGRPGRHRRNEDRAKQVAVGDRLLGRVIDGAGRPLDSLGPLLTDCSVPLQSRPFNPLARAPIRDVLNVGVRAINSLLCVGRGQSMGLFAGSGIGKSVLLGMMARYTSADVIVVGLIGERGREVKEFIENILGAEGLARSVVVAAPADAPPLLRLHGASYATAIAEYFRDQGKHVLLIMDSLTRYAMAQREIALAIGEPPATKGYPPSVFARLPQLVERAGNGRDGGGSITAFYTVLTEGDDQQDPIADSARAILDGHVVLSRSLADQGHYPAIDIEASISRAMTELITPQHLEWVRRFKLLYSRYHRSRDLISVGAYVKGGDPLLDEAIMMYPRLEAFLQQSMRQQVNEHESVAQLAALFGQ
- the fliJ gene encoding flagellar export protein FliJ, encoding MARKFPLQSLLDLSRNHMDLAAKNLQALKVRWNDAEEKLKQLLAYRESYRERLRESGSGGTSAMALRDFQLFLLKLDTAIKLQQDEVARCQARWGAGQQEWLRQRGKLKAFDTLSQRHRRAEEKRENQIEQKEQDELSSKKSGMEGEQ
- a CDS encoding flagellar hook-length control protein FliK — encoded protein: MQAIPAAMAVMPKIPGNAAQPAGAENSSASGEGVDFSSLLKAQIKGVAVVDEAVVDTEIKARLDAVSTEFAPVDVGGQQVTDFLPGSELAPNGGLIPFAGVFLPVPADVGKQLASPGKALEGVNGDPDVLAQFSTEPPEVKAAALDSGRLAEFAVDGEILPHGRVEGGGEVLRQALLPVDTPRMPDVTASNLSAMMTANQLAMAETKPSQFSPLTLQAPVGSPGWGDALGQKVVWMAGQQTQVAELHLNPPNLGPMEVRLTVSNDQISAMFVSHQPAVRDAIEAAMPRLREMFADSGLTLGNTTVGSDSLPQQQMPGREGRSDASRQPDFAVTGNMHSPQNIGGVISLRQDGSGMVDLFA